A region of the Salmo salar unplaced genomic scaffold, Ssal_v3.1, whole genome shotgun sequence genome:
accacaacaacattacatgttggactgtacacattaatatgatgtattatataccacaacaacatttcatgttggactgtacacattaatatgatttattatataccacaacaacattacatgttggactgtacacattaatatgatttattatataccacaacaacattacatgttggactgaagACATTAATATGaattattatataccacaacaacatttcatgttggacagaacacattaatatgatttattatataccacaacaacattacatgttggactgaacacattaatatgatttattatataccacaacaacattacatgttggactgtacacattaatatgatttattattggagaataccacaacaacattacatgttggactgtacacattaatatgatttattatataccacaacaacattacatgttggactgtacacattaatatgatttattatataccacaacaacatttcatgttggactgtacacattaatatgatttattatataccacaacaacattacatgttggactgtacacattaatatgatttattttataccacaacaacatttcatgttggactgtacacattaatatgatttattatataccacaacaacattacatgttggactgtacacattaatatgatttattatataccacaacaacattacatgttggactgaagACATTAATATGaattattatataccacaacaacatttcatgttggacagaacacattaatatgatttattatataccacaacaacattacatgttggactgaacacattaatatgatttattatataccacaacaacattacatgttggactgtacacattaatgttatttattaaaaacaaaggaggacaaaggcactcttcatataattcatTTAAATGCCTTTATCTGTATgttatgttcaatagaaacaaagttttaaaaaatcctacgcgtttcggctgcatggccttcgtcagggagtacaaagaataATACAATGACTtcttttgaacagcttttccaattagccctaatttgaagagggagtggttacacaATGAATTGGACACACCTAGAGACGCCTTCAAGACCTCTtagcggaacacaagtacgctatacgggtaggcaatgaagactacaccatggcaaccctgcctccctacaagctgtgggtattgatcatgttccggcctctattagaaaaggggaccgtcttaaacagttaaaccaaagggaaagtttttggatttacaaattacaagccactaaataccctggtttaaatgaagatatggatttctcaccattcctgtagggttgtgataggtccaTTTGCTATCATCTAGTGGTCATtttgctcaattgccctcagctatgtttagactatTGTTGTTCATGTTTggctgtgttctagtgtactatggaatatattgctttcttattcttCACACTTCTCCCAGTCATgtttaaggttagaactacctttctaagtgttctgatacttctagcttggagttgtattttttttgataacatagctacagtatttcactttgtaatgtgtatagtattgcttactaggtgtgtccaatcaattttaaccactccctcttcaaattagggctaattggaaaagctgttcaaaggaggacattgtattatttctttgtactccctgacgaaggccatgcagccgaaacgcgtcagatttttaaaaccttgtttctattgaacatgccatacaaataaaggcattttaatcaattatatgaagagtgccttggtcctcctttctattttatactgtactctgtatttcacacagtgagtctatGCAACCTATTATGTGTCAACGGAAGCACATTTTACTTCTGAACgtgtttaggcttgccataacaaaggggttgaatactttctgactcaagacatttcagatttaaatcttttattcatttgtaaaaaagaaaagaaaaacatatttccactttgacattatgagttattgtgtgtaggacagtgacagtaaaatctcaatttaatcgatTAAAAAATACAGCgtgtaaacaacaaaatgtggaaaaggtctaggcagtgaatactttctgaaggccctgtagctGGTATCATGACTTTCAGCATGCCAATCAATATCATAACTAAAATTGAGAAAGAACTATCTCACAGATCCAGGAATGGTTAAATGAACACGGATAGTCATGCCATGGTCCTTGGTCTGATGAACTGTGAGTTAACAACACACAGTTCTCCACTCCACCACCATTAGGCTGTCCACTCCCCCAGTACCTGCAGTAGAAATAACACagttagactgaccactctctcagaacctagagtatgaacaacacagaATCAGTCCTACCCCTTACACGGTGGTCAGAGTtgttagagcagtagtctcttactttggggtggtcagtgggttgccgtccacccatttccaggtcccctcagtaacagtgtcagtcagaccaatccagaaACCCTTGTTGAGGTGGAAGAGAAACTCCTGTTGGTGAGAAAGAGCTGATATTGtcaactactatagactacatgtgttAAATACTGGAAGATACATTACTGACCAAGGGATGTTTGATCATAACCCCCccgccatatctctctctctttctctctcacctgttcCTTATCACTGTTGATGATCACcaggtctgctcctctctccagacagtcATCTTTGCTCTCCCCCCAGGTTTTAGTCTCAGTAGACAGGAAGTACCAACTGGATTCAAACTTCTTCCAGTCTTTAGGGCAGGTTTGTTCTACAAGACAAAAACATGAATTTCCATCTTATTATTCTGCACCTATTATTTTAGAATACAAACACAAGTTGACTGCATATTAGATATATGATGTTATGATCATTTATTTGGTAAACTCACTCAGATTAGAGAACTTTCTCATGAGATCATTTTTCTCTTTCTGTTGCTGggctctctctttagtcagggtgttacTGCTGGTCTGTagttggtctctctctttagtcagcttgttgtaactggtctgtagctggtctctctttaGTCAGAAGGCTGTAACTggcctgtagctggtctctctctgttgagTCGTGATGACCAATTACTCCATCTGTAAAAGGGAAAAGTTAATCAAACATGTAACTACCACACCATTGATGATTAAGGATGATTAAGGATGATTAAGTATGATTAAGGTTGATTAAGGATGATTAAGGATGATTAAGGATGATTAAGTATTCTACTTAAGTCTCAGTGACAAAATACTAAActtacagtagacagacaggcctatgatcccagTCAGTAGGAGGACAgacagcagccccagacacactgcagctACTCCAGAGGGTCTCTTCCACCACTGGAAATGTACTGAATCACAAATTATTAAAGTATGGTATTTGGTAATGTGTTTTACTGTATCATCCACGATTgggacaaataaataaaataaaattgtatttgtcacatgcgccgtatCCAACAggtgttttaacctgttggggctacaggttagcaatgaaccccgagacgggattgctaacaaggctggaaattcaaaacatcaaaaatctaataatttcaatttctcaaacaagcaactattttacaccatttaaaagataaacatctccttattccaaccacattgttcgattttcaaagaggctttacggcaaaagcataaagttagattatgttaggacagtacatagccacaaaagtacaaacatccattttcaattcaaggtcaggcgtcaccaaaagcagaaaccagctaaaattatgcactaacctttggcaatctccatcagatgacactcctaggacattatgttatacaatacatgcattttttgttccatcaagttcatatttatgtccaaaaacagcattttacagtagcgtgaaattcagatttttttcttctctgaagtgcttccggtgaacaacgttacaatttacaaaattactattcgaaaacattggtaaattataatattgtgattcaaataataatagtttatcatttcgtaaatgctactgtattgccagatttcaaaataactttactgggaaatcacaagttgcaataaaccgggtgctgtgctaagaacaataggctaggctatataaGTTAGCATCATCTTGTAACcagctaatatcaataatactatcgtcaataatcccttacctttgattatcttcatccattggcacttccaggaatcccaggtccactacaaatgtggtttcttttgacaaagttcataattgatgtccaaataactccaagttgttccatgttgttagcgctcgGTGGCTACTCAAAAGTAGTGCGGGCGGGGGTGggaagtcacggcgaaaagttaaaaagtttaaaaaataatctatttacgttcgttcaaacatgtcaaacgttgtttagcatcaatctttagagccatttttaacgtgaaacatcagtaatgtttcaacacgACCGCTCCTGTGTCTAGAAAAACATCTTTGAAAATTGTCTCGAGTTACATGATTGAGCAGGTGCAGGCAATAatggaagtgacgacatcccagggaggtcaacttcccttccttgtcatccggtctctgttgatcatagacgcttcaaacaactttataaagatcgctgacatctagtggaagccgtaggagttgcgaaatgaatcctttctcactgtggtatctattaaacaatgattaaaaaaaaatagtacagccacaaaattctttttttctctcaggttttctcaggtttttgcctgccatatgagttttgttatacttacagacaccattcaaacagttttagaaaattcagagtgttttctatccaaatctggtaataatatgcatatcctagcttctgagttggtgtaggtggcagttaaaaatgggcacatatttttttcaaaattctcaatactgccccgtaGCCCattaagaaaaatacaaaaaaatgaaaataaataaaagtaacaaataattaaagagcagcagtaaaataccaATAGCAgggctttatacagggagtaccggtacagagtcagtgtgcgggagcactggtgtcgaggtaattgaggtaatatgtacatgtaggtagagttattaaagttactatgcatagataataaacagagtagcagcagggtaaaagagggggggacaatgcaaatagtctgggtagccatttgattagatgttcaggagtcttatggcttgggggtagaaactgtttataagcctcttggacctagacttaggcactctgttactgcttgccatgcgataacagagagaacagtctatgactagggtggctggagtctttgacaatgtttaaggccttcctctgacaccgcctggtatagaggtcctggatggcaggaagtttggcccagtgatgtactgggctgtatgcactaccctttgtagtgccttgctgtcggaggccgagcagttgccataccaggcagtggtgcaaccagttaggatgctctcggtggtgcagcgttagaaccttttgaggatctgaggacccatgccaaatgttttcagtctGTTGTGCCCTCTTTTCAGATTTtgttggctggagtgtgtcagcagttcctgcaagaggaaggcattgatgctatggactggcccgcccgttccccagacctgaatccaattgagcacctctgggacatcatgtctcactccatccaccaacgccacgttgcaccacagactgtccaggagttggcggatgctttagtccaggtctgggaggagatccctcaggagaccatccgccacctcatcaggagcatgtccaggcgttgtagggaggtcatacaggcacgtggaggccacacacactactgagcctcattttgacttgttttaaggacattacatcaaagttggatcagcctgtagtgtgtttttccactttaattttgagtgtgactccaaatccagacctccatgggttgataaattggatttcaatAAATTAttattgtgtgattttgttgtcagcacattcaactatgtaaagaaaaaagtatttcataagattatttcattcattaagatctaggatgtgttattttagtgttccctttatttttttgagcaatgtaTAATCAAACTAAgggtggtgggagtcatatcatgtattatattatcacactaaggctggtgggagtcatatcatgtattatataatcacactaaggctggtgggagtcatatcatgtattatattatcacactaatgctggtgggagtcatatcatgtagtatattatcacactaaggctggtgggagtcatatcatgtattatattatcacactaaggctggtgggagtcatatcatgtattatattatcacactaaggctggtgggagtcacgtAGTGGCCAGGGTTGTGCTAATTTCACAATTTCCCCTTCACTGTGGTTGACTGATAAAGGGTTTCACTACCTAAAGTCACACAGACGCAGGACTTTGCGGGGAGAAGACACAGCTATAGACGTATATTAGAGTTGAGGTTAGAAGTTACTGTATTTCACCACAAGTGTGTTAAGATGTCAGAGGGAGTCTATGAAAACTCAGATGGATTTGAAGACGATGAGCTTGATGCAATGAAGAACACAGAGATTGATGACCAATTATATTCCAATGTAAGAGCCTTCAAGCCCAGTTCAAGAGATGGAGTTGTTGCTTCAGgtaagattacacacacacacacacacacacacacacacacacacacacacacacacacacacacacacacacacacacacacacacacacacacacacacactaaacaggtGAGATTGCCATGTAGTAATATGGCtttgttctggacgactgtgtgatcacgctctccatagccgatgtgagtaagacctttagacaggtcaacattcacaaggccgcagggccagacggattaccaggacgtgtactctgagcatgtgctgaccaacttgcaagtgtcttcacttacattttcaacctctccctgtctgtctgtaatcccaacatgttttaAGTAGGGGAGgttcatagatttgaagtacagtgaaattatcatcattattaggttttgtttgtagtcaacttatgggtttctgaatcggtgtagtttaacctgttagggctagggggcagtattgacacggctggataaaaaacgtacccgatttaatctggttactactcctgcccagtaactagaatatgcatataattattggctttggatagaaaacaccctaaagtttctaaaactgtttgaatggtgtctgtgagtataacagaactcatatggcaggccaaaacctgagaagatttcaagcaggaagtggcctgtctgagaagtagtgtttcatcttggctctttttattgaagactcaggatctgtgcaataacgtgacacttcctacgtcttccatagggtctcagagcccgggaaaaagctgaacgatatcgatgcaggctctggctgaaacactttatcgcttttggcaagtggccacacagagtactatgggcttaggcgcgtgcccgcttcgaccgaatgctttcttttcctttgtctgtttacctaaagattcccggtctgaatattatcgcttttttatgagaaaaatggcataaaaattgattttaaacagcggttgacatgcgtcgaagtacggtaatggaatatttagaatttttttgtcacgaattgcgccatgctcgccacccttatttaccctttaggatagtgtctagaacgcacaaacaaaacgccgctgtttggatataacgatggattattttggaccaaaccaacatttgttattgaagtagaagtcctgggagtgcattctgacaaagacaacaaaggtaataacatttttcttatagtaaatctgactttgatgagtgctaaacttgctgggtgtctaaatagctagccctgtgatgccgggctatctactgagaattttgcaaaatgtgctttcaccgaaaagctattttaaaatcggacatattgagtgcatagaggagttctgtatctataattcttaaaataattgttatgctttttgtgaacgtttatcgtgagtaatttagtaaattcaccggcagtgttcggtgggaatgctagtcacatgctagtcacttgctaatgtaaaaagctggtttttgatataaatatgaacatgattgaacaaaacatgcatgtattgtataacataatgtcctagggttgtcatctgatgaagatcatcaaaggttagtgctacatttagctgtggtttgggtttatgtgacattatatgctagcttgaaaaatgggtgtatgattatttctggctgggtactctgctgacataatctaatgttttgctttcgttgtaaagcctttttgaaatcggacagtgtggttagattaacaagagtcttatctttaaaatggtgtaaaatagtcatatttttgaaaaattgaagtaatagcatatctaaggtatttgaaaattgcgccacaggattcaactggctgttgagtaggttagcccatagaggttaagcagaccaccctgtgcccaagaacactaaggtaacctgcctaaatgactaccgacccgtagcaacAGTTAGtggaaggctggtaatggctcacatcaacaccattatcccagaaacccaagacccactccaatttgcatatcgcccaaacaaatccacagatgatgcaatctctattgcactccacactgccctttcccacctggacaaaaggaacacctatgtgagaatgctattccttGACTACagatcagtgttcaacaccatagtaccctcaacgctcatcaataagctaaggaccctgggactaaacacctccctctgtaactggattctggacttccagacgggccgccccccaggtggtaagggtaggtaacaacacatccgccacgctgatcctcaacacggggcccctcaggggtgcgtgctcagtaccctcctgtactccctgttcactcatgactgcatggccaggcatgactccaacaccatcattaagtttgccgatgacacaacaggggtaggcctgatcaccgacaataacgagacagcctatagggaggaggtcagagacctggccatgtggtgcaaggacaacaacctctccctcaacgtgatcaagacaaaggagatgatcgcggactacaggaaaaggaggacccgaGCATGCCCCtgttctcatcgatggggctgtagtggagcaggttgagagtttcaagttctttggtgtccacatcaccaacaaactaacatggtccaaacacaccaagacggttgtgaagagggcacaacaaaatctGAAAAGAGGGCACAACagactgaaaacatttggcatgggtcctcagatcctcaaaaggttctaacgctgcaccaccgagagcatcctaactggttgcaccactgcctggtatggcaactgctcggcctccgacagcaaggcactacaaagggtagtgcatacagcgcagtacatcactgggccaaacttcctgccatccaggacctctataccaggcggtgtcagaggaaggccctaaacattgtcaaagactccagccaccctagtcatagactgttctctctgttatcgcatggcaagcagtaacagagtgcctaagtctaggtccaagaggcttataaacagtttctacccccaagccataagactcctgaacatctaatcaaatggctacccagactatttgcattgtcccccccctcttttaccctgctgctactctgtttattatctatgcatagtaactttaataactctacctacatgtacatattacctcaattacctcaacaccagtgctcccgcacactgactctgtaccggtactccctgtataaagcccTGCTATtggtattttactgctgctctttaattatttgttacttttatttattttcatttttttgtatttttcttaatGGGCtacgggggcagtattgagaattttgaaaaaaatatgtgcccatttttaactgccacctacaccaactcagaagctaggatatgcatattattaccagatttggatagaaaacactctgaattttctaaaactgtttgaatggtgtctgtaagtataacaaaactcatatggcaggcaaaaacctgagaaaacctgagagaaaaaaaagaattttgtggctgtactatttttttatcattgtttaatagataccacagtgagaaaggattcatttcgcaactcctacggcttccactagatgtcagcgatctttataaagttgtttgaagcgtctatgatcaacagagaccggatgacaaggaagggaagttgacctccctgggatgtcgtcacttccatTATTGCCTGCACCTGCTCAATCATGTGACTCGAGACAATTTTCAAAGATGTTTTTCTAGACACAGGAGCGGTcgtgttgaaacattactgatgtttcacgttaaaaatggctctaaagattgatgctaaacaacgtttgacatgtttgaacgaacgtaaatagattattttttaaacttttttaacttttcgccgtgacttccCACCCCCGCCCGCGCTACTTTTGAGTAgccaccgaagcgctaacaacatggaacaacttggagttatttggacatcaattatgaactttgtcaaaagaaaccacatttgtagtggacctgggattcctggaagtgccaatggatgaagataatcaaaggtaagggattattgacgatagtattattgatattagctgGTTACAAGATGATGCTAAcctatatagcctagcctattgttcttagcacagcacccggtttattgcaacttgtgatttcccagtaaagttattttgaaatctggcaatacagtagcatttacgaaatgataaactattattatttgaatcacaatattataatttaccaatgttttcgaatagtaattttgtaaattgtaacgttgttcaccggaagcacttcagagaagaaaaaaatctgaatttcacgctacagtaaaatgctgtttttggatataaatatgaacttgatggaacaaaaaatgcatgtattgtataacataatgtcctaggagtgtcatctgatggagattgccaaaggttagtgcataattttagctggtttctgcttttggtgacgcctgaccttgaattgaaaatggatgtttgtacttttgtggctatgtactgtcctaacataatctaactttatgcttttgccgtaaagcctctttgaaaatcgaacaa
Encoded here:
- the LOC123735947 gene encoding C-type lectin domain family 4 member E, translated to MRKFSNLKQTCPKDWKKFESSWYFLSTETKTWGESKDDCLERGADLVIINSDKEQEFLFHLNKGFWIGLTDTVTEGTWKWVDGNPLTTPKYWGSGQPNGGGVENCVLLTHSSSDQGPWHDYPCSFNHSWICEIVLSQF